In one window of Poriferisphaera corsica DNA:
- a CDS encoding helix-turn-helix transcriptional regulator: MPVNTSPPPIVDQLHHQDVRTIVRLLSQIATMAGNISDKKQALMKGLCNIVDADYWIWNVMSFEVNQTPHAYSCIHNMPEDIFTAFVAGNYELPNSEINQQIAAHTATGKHWTRKRTHLVPPEIFKTTELCTKYLSQTNIGDSIISIYPIQSDPMLVSGGSIHRTTSKPCFTDRECLIYHIITSEIDWLHNLDLLNTEDPQHAQLPPRLQTVFALLMDGLTPKRIAHNLNLTENTVRTYIRQIYKHYDVSGRIELTKRFTHGDGNHLPL, from the coding sequence ATGCCTGTAAACACATCCCCCCCGCCAATCGTTGACCAACTCCATCATCAGGACGTTCGTACAATTGTGCGCCTACTCAGTCAAATTGCCACTATGGCCGGCAACATTAGCGACAAAAAACAAGCACTTATGAAAGGTCTCTGCAATATTGTCGATGCAGACTACTGGATTTGGAATGTGATGAGCTTTGAAGTTAATCAAACACCTCATGCTTACTCATGCATCCACAACATGCCCGAAGACATATTTACCGCTTTTGTCGCAGGCAACTATGAACTGCCCAATAGCGAGATCAATCAGCAAATAGCTGCGCACACAGCTACCGGCAAACACTGGACTCGCAAACGCACTCATCTTGTCCCTCCTGAAATTTTCAAGACAACTGAGCTTTGTACGAAATACCTATCACAAACCAATATCGGCGATTCGATCATTTCCATCTACCCAATTCAGAGCGACCCCATGCTCGTCTCCGGTGGCAGTATCCATCGAACCACTTCTAAACCCTGTTTCACTGATCGTGAATGCCTCATTTACCACATCATCACTTCTGAAATCGATTGGCTTCATAATCTTGATCTACTCAATACCGAAGACCCACAACACGCACAACTTCCACCCCGTTTACAAACCGTTTTTGCGCTTCTAATGGACGGCCTCACACCAAAACGTATTGCACACAATCTCAATCTCACCGAAAACACCGTCCGCACATACATACGGCAAATCTATAAACACTACGACGTTT
- a CDS encoding beta-class carbonic anhydrase yields MTRQLLHKPVKNSRTSTPRVLSPIDQLLANNRAYANSRHNIPPSEAITPPLNTAIVTCMDCRIPIEEALGLQNGQAYVIRNAGNIVTEDVIRSLILAVETREVQNILIIGHTDCALSKFNEDKFKTQLADDYKCAPCVPAKFHAFPNIRKNIRTQLAKLKAHPYLTKATNIRGFIFDVNTGKLRELTS; encoded by the coding sequence ATGACACGCCAGCTGTTGCATAAGCCCGTCAAAAATTCTCGCACATCAACCCCGCGAGTCCTTTCTCCAATTGATCAGCTACTTGCAAACAACCGTGCATACGCAAATTCTCGGCACAACATCCCCCCGTCAGAAGCAATCACACCCCCACTCAATACCGCAATTGTCACCTGCATGGATTGCCGAATCCCCATCGAAGAAGCGCTCGGCCTCCAAAACGGCCAAGCATACGTCATCCGAAATGCCGGCAACATCGTCACCGAAGACGTCATCAGATCCCTTATCCTTGCCGTCGAAACCCGAGAAGTTCAAAACATCCTCATCATCGGGCACACTGATTGCGCTCTCTCCAAGTTCAACGAAGACAAATTCAAAACCCAACTCGCAGACGACTACAAGTGTGCACCATGCGTACCTGCCAAGTTTCACGCATTCCCTAACATCCGCAAAAATATCCGCACACAACTCGCCAAACTTAAAGCCCATCCATACCTCACCAAAGCCACCAACATCCGCGGCTTCATTTTCGATGTCAACACCGGCAAGCTCCGTGAGCTAACCTCCTAA
- the leuS gene encoding leucine--tRNA ligase: MKYDFIDIESRWQQTWAENQTYKMPNPGESDFDASKPKFYALDMFPYPSGVGLHVGHPLGYIATDIVARYKRATGHNVLHTMGFDAFGLPAEQYAVETGVHPRETTEKNIDNIRRQLKILGLGHDTDRSVATTDVAFYKWTQWIFLQLFNSYFDESTGKARPISHLIGKLESGELEVDLDGNLVPVGMQGGMAAIGGDPIGTRKWYELDAEQQQNLLAEYRLAFLDEVPVNWCPALGTVLANEEVTNDGKSDRGNHPVYKRPLKQWMLRITAYCERLINDLDMVDWPEPVKLLQRNWIGKSEGAEVHFPLAYGTAEEADEEITVFTTRPDTLFGATYMVLAPEHPLVDRLATDEQKTAVEAYKKEAASKTDIDRQNDTKEKTGVFTGSYALNPVNDQKIPVWIADYVMMGYGTGAIMAVPAHDERDYEFAKKFELPIIEVISSPEDHDIADAAWTGNGVGLNSENEEITLNGLEVKEAKHTIIQWLEQRQLGSGTTNYKLRDWLFSRQRYWGEPFPILHGAEESNAGEIRALPEEMLPVEHPHMDDFKPVSSDDPNAPPRPPLGNASDAWKFVELDGQKWQREFNTMPQWAGSCWYYLRYLDPNNEDRFCSEEIEQYWMQSQGKPGQAACGGADIYVGGVEHAVLHLLYSRFWHKVLFDLGHVSTPEPFGRLFNQGYIQAYAYTDQRGMYVPAEEVIEKDDKYFHNNEEVNREYGKMGKSLKNSVAPDEMCEQYGCDTLRLYEMYLGPLDQSKPWNTRDIVGVHRFLQRLWRNFFNEETGECLITDDPASEDLKKLIHKTIKRVTDSMEGMAFNVAIAAMIQLNNELVKLDRTPREAADAIVRMLAPFAPHISEELWQKLGNTDSVIKADWPTYDEAMLVEDTIQMPVQVNGKLRAKITIPADADNAAIEEAAKADENVAEHIAGKTIRKVIVISKRLINIVAN, from the coding sequence ATGAAATACGACTTTATCGACATTGAATCACGTTGGCAGCAGACCTGGGCAGAGAACCAGACCTACAAAATGCCAAACCCTGGCGAATCTGATTTCGACGCTTCAAAGCCGAAGTTCTACGCCCTCGATATGTTCCCATACCCCTCAGGTGTTGGCCTTCACGTCGGCCACCCCCTCGGCTACATCGCCACCGATATCGTCGCCCGGTATAAGCGTGCCACCGGACACAATGTCCTTCACACGATGGGCTTTGATGCCTTTGGTTTGCCCGCTGAGCAATACGCTGTCGAAACCGGCGTACATCCGCGTGAAACCACCGAAAAAAACATCGACAACATCCGTCGCCAGCTCAAAATCCTCGGCCTTGGACATGACACGGATCGCTCCGTCGCCACGACTGACGTTGCATTCTACAAATGGACTCAGTGGATCTTTCTTCAGCTCTTCAACTCATATTTCGATGAATCCACCGGCAAAGCCCGCCCGATCTCTCATCTGATCGGCAAGCTCGAGTCAGGCGAACTCGAAGTCGATCTTGACGGCAACCTCGTCCCCGTCGGCATGCAAGGTGGCATGGCAGCTATCGGCGGCGATCCGATCGGCACACGCAAATGGTACGAACTTGATGCCGAGCAACAGCAAAACCTGCTTGCTGAATATCGCCTCGCGTTCCTCGATGAAGTGCCCGTCAACTGGTGCCCTGCACTGGGAACTGTGCTCGCCAACGAAGAAGTCACCAACGATGGTAAGTCAGACCGTGGCAACCATCCCGTTTACAAACGCCCACTCAAGCAGTGGATGCTCCGCATTACAGCATACTGTGAACGCCTTATCAATGACTTAGATATGGTCGATTGGCCCGAGCCCGTCAAACTCCTACAGCGTAACTGGATTGGTAAATCCGAAGGCGCGGAAGTCCACTTCCCGCTCGCTTACGGCACAGCAGAAGAAGCTGACGAAGAAATCACGGTCTTCACAACTCGCCCCGACACACTCTTTGGCGCAACCTACATGGTTCTCGCGCCAGAGCATCCACTTGTTGATCGCTTAGCAACAGACGAACAAAAAACAGCTGTAGAAGCCTATAAAAAAGAAGCTGCCTCAAAAACCGACATCGATCGTCAAAACGACACCAAAGAAAAAACTGGCGTCTTTACCGGTTCATATGCACTGAACCCAGTCAATGACCAAAAGATTCCGGTGTGGATCGCTGACTACGTCATGATGGGTTACGGCACAGGCGCCATCATGGCTGTCCCGGCTCATGATGAACGAGACTACGAATTCGCGAAAAAATTCGAGCTGCCCATTATCGAAGTCATTTCTTCACCTGAAGATCATGACATTGCCGATGCCGCATGGACCGGCAATGGCGTGGGCTTGAATTCTGAAAACGAAGAAATCACACTCAACGGCCTCGAAGTCAAAGAAGCCAAGCACACCATCATTCAATGGCTCGAACAACGTCAACTCGGTTCAGGCACGACCAACTACAAGCTCCGAGATTGGCTCTTCTCACGGCAACGATACTGGGGTGAACCGTTCCCCATCCTTCACGGTGCGGAAGAATCAAACGCCGGCGAAATCCGCGCATTACCCGAAGAAATGCTCCCGGTCGAACATCCACACATGGACGACTTTAAGCCGGTCTCATCTGACGATCCCAACGCGCCACCTCGCCCACCACTTGGCAACGCTTCTGACGCATGGAAGTTTGTCGAGCTTGATGGTCAAAAATGGCAACGTGAATTCAACACCATGCCGCAATGGGCCGGCTCATGCTGGTACTACCTCCGCTACCTCGACCCAAACAACGAAGACCGTTTCTGTAGCGAAGAAATCGAACAATACTGGATGCAATCACAAGGCAAGCCGGGTCAAGCAGCTTGCGGCGGCGCCGACATCTACGTCGGCGGCGTTGAACACGCCGTCCTCCATTTGCTCTACTCTCGCTTCTGGCACAAAGTCCTCTTCGACCTCGGCCACGTCTCAACCCCCGAACCTTTCGGCCGCCTCTTCAACCAAGGTTACATCCAAGCCTACGCATACACCGATCAGCGTGGCATGTATGTCCCCGCTGAAGAAGTCATCGAAAAAGACGACAAGTACTTCCACAACAACGAAGAAGTCAATCGCGAATACGGCAAGATGGGCAAATCGCTCAAGAACTCTGTTGCCCCCGATGAAATGTGTGAACAATATGGCTGCGACACACTCCGTCTCTACGAAATGTATCTCGGCCCACTCGATCAATCCAAGCCTTGGAACACCCGCGATATCGTCGGCGTCCACCGTTTCCTCCAGCGTCTATGGCGTAACTTCTTCAACGAAGAAACCGGCGAATGCCTCATCACCGACGATCCTGCCTCCGAAGATCTCAAAAAACTGATCCACAAAACAATCAAACGCGTCACCGACTCCATGGAAGGTATGGCCTTCAACGTCGCCATCGCTGCCATGATTCAACTCAACAACGAACTGGTCAAACTCGACCGTACGCCACGCGAAGCCGCGGACGCCATCGTCCGCATGCTCGCACCATTCGCACCGCATATCAGTGAAGAACTTTGGCAGAAACTCGGCAACACCGACTCTGTTATCAAAGCCGATTGGCCCACCTACGACGAAGCGATGCTTGTCGAAGACACCATCCAAATGCCCGTACAGGTCAACGGTAAGCTCCGTGCGAAAATCACAATCCCCGCAGACGCTGACAACGCAGCTATCGAAGAAGCCGCCAAAGCTGATGAAAACGTCGCCGAACACATCGCCGGCAAGACCATCCGCAAAGTCATCGTCATCTCCAAACGCCTCATCAACATCGTCGCCAACTAA
- a CDS encoding FkbM family methyltransferase codes for MLLPFLASLVTPFTRNDCPGSDRLFKYVVGNGNAKQHLWQNAPTRWVKGKHHGYLMECHLSDWMDRYTYFHGQFYEAGVQLVLKKLIQPGDHMIDVGANVGMLTLLSSHLVGPNGRVYAIEPNSDCCSRIQRQLHKNRIENVQLHALAFSNATGEAELKIVPSHAGYSTLSELSEQDQQTFTQSEQIATIRGDEFIQSLTDQHKPIKLIKMDIEGHETQALRGFTDTLTHDRPVLITEMNPCCLKRAGSSAAELFDLLSNLGYQAHIISTHNKRWQPIELRLSPTSEYSSDVTNDVCWIHAEDHQSRSRIAEHIHCPAPMLAAA; via the coding sequence ATGCTGCTGCCATTTCTTGCATCACTCGTCACGCCATTCACCCGGAATGATTGTCCGGGCTCTGATCGCCTTTTCAAATATGTCGTGGGCAACGGCAACGCAAAGCAACACCTCTGGCAAAATGCGCCCACCCGTTGGGTTAAAGGCAAGCATCATGGCTATCTTATGGAATGCCATCTCAGCGACTGGATGGATCGCTATACCTATTTTCATGGACAGTTCTATGAAGCTGGCGTTCAATTAGTACTGAAAAAACTAATCCAACCCGGTGATCACATGATTGATGTGGGAGCAAATGTTGGCATGCTGACGTTGCTATCATCTCACCTCGTCGGCCCCAACGGACGCGTCTATGCGATCGAACCTAACTCCGACTGCTGCTCGCGCATTCAGAGGCAACTCCATAAAAATCGGATCGAAAATGTACAATTGCACGCGCTAGCTTTCAGCAATGCAACAGGTGAAGCCGAGCTGAAGATCGTCCCTTCACATGCGGGCTATAGCACACTTAGCGAGCTCTCAGAACAGGATCAGCAAACCTTCACGCAGTCCGAACAAATTGCAACCATCCGCGGTGATGAATTTATTCAATCTCTGACTGATCAACACAAGCCAATCAAATTGATCAAGATGGATATTGAAGGACACGAAACTCAAGCTCTAAGAGGATTCACCGACACGTTGACTCATGATCGCCCGGTGTTGATCACTGAAATGAATCCTTGCTGTCTCAAGCGAGCGGGCAGTTCCGCGGCTGAGCTTTTTGATTTGCTGTCGAATCTTGGCTACCAAGCACACATCATCAGTACACACAACAAACGCTGGCAGCCGATCGAATTACGGCTTTCGCCCACTTCAGAATATTCAAGCGATGTGACGAATGACGTCTGCTGGATTCATGCGGAGGACCACCAGAGCCGAAGCCGTATTGCGGAGCACATTCATTGCCCCGCCCCTATGCTTGCTGCGGCCTGA
- a CDS encoding acyloxyacyl hydrolase, whose product MSQLVHAFICFAVLLVSSGVHAQSFRLDDNQETKPFSMDYIRALAKPADNGDRSDDPFAEGSWTAQFYGSAIVGDPDHGFEYTGHFGFGYYFVDGLSINFEPLVGYVKNNFTPYEGTGVVGGFDLLFRWHFFGIDNNDTFSVYFDGGAGFQLADTDFPSDSHHDFRLLVGFGGTVKVPTTDNLRIMGGARYIHISNAGTSDVNDGLDGAQLYLGLMLNF is encoded by the coding sequence ATGTCACAGCTTGTACACGCTTTCATCTGTTTTGCGGTGTTGTTGGTTAGTTCTGGAGTTCATGCTCAATCATTCCGGTTGGACGATAACCAAGAAACCAAACCATTCAGCATGGATTATATACGTGCTCTGGCCAAGCCGGCCGATAACGGAGACCGTTCTGACGACCCGTTCGCAGAAGGATCCTGGACGGCACAGTTTTATGGTTCGGCGATCGTTGGTGATCCAGATCACGGCTTCGAGTACACCGGACATTTTGGCTTTGGCTACTACTTCGTTGATGGTCTCTCGATCAATTTCGAACCGCTTGTTGGCTATGTGAAAAATAATTTCACGCCCTACGAAGGTACGGGCGTTGTCGGCGGATTCGATCTGCTCTTTCGCTGGCACTTCTTTGGTATTGATAACAACGACACCTTCTCCGTCTACTTCGATGGCGGAGCGGGGTTTCAACTTGCTGACACCGACTTTCCATCTGATTCACATCACGACTTTCGGCTCCTCGTCGGATTCGGCGGGACCGTTAAAGTCCCCACAACAGACAACCTCAGAATCATGGGCGGCGCTCGTTATATTCACATCTCAAATGCAGGCACCTCGGATGTCAATGACGGCCTCGATGGCGCACAGCTGTATCTGGGCCTGATGTTGAATTTCTAA